The following proteins are encoded in a genomic region of Palaemon carinicauda isolate YSFRI2023 chromosome 19, ASM3689809v2, whole genome shotgun sequence:
- the LOC137659154 gene encoding uncharacterized protein produces the protein MTDALEDHVSTVSIGGRTINNLRFADDIDGLAGNEEELVNLVKRLDETSTRYGMEISAEKTKLMRNSDEPIKAKIVVGGQKLETVQQFNEEEKTKMVWPHNKIKRPVQDNSPGNSSGEEEKRAAEKEVDRQDC, from the exons atgacagatgcactcgaagatcatgtgagcacagttagcatcggaggacgaacaatcaacaaccttcggtttgctgatgatattgacggccTGGCAGGGAACGAAGAAGAGCTGGTGAACCTCGTGAAACGTCTGGATGAAACATCAACCAGATACGGAATGGAAATCAGTGCTGAAAAAACAAAGCTAATGAGAAACAGCGACGAACCAATCAAAGCAAAAATCGTGGTCGGTGGTCAAAAACTTGAAacagtccaacaattcaa tgaagaggagaaaactaaaatggtatggccacacaacaagatcaagcggcctgtccaagacaattctccagggaacagttcaggggaagaggagaagagggcggcagagaaagaggtggaccgacAAGATTGCTAA